The genomic stretch GAAGTACCTGCCCGAAATCGCCGCCGCCTGCCAAAAACTGGCTGATCAGGTCGAAACGGCGTTGGAACACGGCGCAATTCCCATCGTGCTGGGCGGCGATCATTCCATCGCCATCGGCAGCGTCGGCGGTCTGGCGGCCTTTCACCACAAACGCGAGCAGAAAGTCGGCGTGATTTGGTTCGACGCGCACGGCGATATGAATACGCCTGAGACGTCGCCGTCGGGCAACATCCACGGCATGCCCTTCGCGGCGATTCTGGGCCACGGCCCACACGAACTGACGCACATCAGCGGCTTCGCGCCCAAAGTCCATCCTGAAGATTGCGTGCTGATCGGCGCGCGCAGCGTTGATCCCGAAGAAGCCACGGCGCTCAAAGCCTCCGGCATCCGCGTCATCACGATGCGCGAACTGGACGAACGCGGCATGAGCGCCGTGATGGACGAAGCGATGTGGCTGGCATCAAGACGCACGGCGGGCTTTCACGTGACGATGGATATGGATTTCGTAGACCCTGATTACGCGCCCGGCGTCGGCACCCCCGTCCCCGGCGGCCCCACCTACCGCGAAAGCCATCTGGCGATGGAGAAGATCGCCGATTCGGGCAAGCTGCTGTCGTTTGAACTGACCGAAGTGAATCCGGTGCTGGACATTTCCAACAAGACGGCGGAGTTGGGCGTGCAACTGATCTTGTCGGCGTTTGGCAAGAAAATCATGTAGAATCCAAGTGTAGATTTCATTCGCAATTACATTCCAGCAATCCCAAATGATCAGACTTATCGAAGCACTCAATTTTCGTTGCCTCAGAGCCATCCAGCAGCCGCTCGGGTCTTTTCACGTGCTCGTCGGCCCCAACGCCAGCGGTAAGACAACCTTCCTCGACACTGTCTCTTTTCTAGGCCATTTAGTTTCCGAAGGATTGGAATACGCGCTAAACGAAAGAACTCATAACTTTCAAGACATGACTTGGGGCAGAAAAGGCGGCAAGTTTGAATTGGCGCTTGAAGCTGCGATTCCTGTTGAGATGCGTGAAAAGCTCCCTACCTTCGCGCACATCCGCTATGAAATCTCCATTGGCATCGGTGACGAAAATGCAGCGCCAACGATTTTACGTGAAAGAGTACTGCTTAAGGATGGCGATATCATCAGACGTGCCACGCCTAGTTTATTTCCTGCCGAAACGCTGGTTACAGAAAGCGTCTTTCTCCCGGTCAAAAGCGGCTATCGCTCAAGTGTGAGCCGGGATGCAAGTGGCAATGTCAACTTTTATTCGGAAGGAGCGGATAAACCCGGGCGCGGCTGGATCAACAAATTCAAGCTTGGCGCACGTAAGTCCGCTTTAGGTAATTTGCCCGAAGATGAGACCCGCTACCCAGCTTCCACCTGGTTAAAGAGTTTACTGGCCGAGGGGGTACAATCTTTCGTCCTCAACAGCATTTTGATTCGCAAGGCTAGTCCGCCCAATCAAGCGCCTGGCTTCAGGTCGGATGGTTCGAACCTTCCATGGGTAATACACAACCTTGAGAAAGAGCCTGCGCGTTTCCAGGAATGGCTGGCGCACTTGCGCACAGCGCTGCCTGAGATAGAAAACGTCCGCACAATCGAACGGGAGGATGACCGGCATCGGTATTTGATGGTGCGCTATCTTGGTGGTTTGGAAGTGCCTTCCTGGATGACTTCGGATGGAACGTTACGTCTCATGGCCTTGACCATCCCGGCCTACTTGCCTGGTTTCAAGGGCGTCTACTTGATCGAAGAGCCTGAGAATGGCATTCACCCGCGCGCCGTGGAAAGTGTCTTTCAATCGCTCTCTTCGGTTTATGATGCGCAGATGCTGTTGGCCACGCATTCACCCGTGGTGCTGAGCGTGGCGGACGTGAAAACAGTGCTGTGTTTTGCGAAAACCGCCACGGGCGCGACCGACATCGTACTAGGCAGCGAGCATCCGCGTTTGCGGGATTGGCGCGGAGCCACCAACCTCGGAGAACTTTTTGCCGCAGGAGTTTTAAGCTGATGGCCGAAGCCGCCCGAAAAGACTTGATCGTGCTCGTGGCTGATAAAGACATGCAGCTCACGGTGCAGGGTCTCCTTTCAAACCATTACAAGCTCGGCATTCGCCCTTTGTATTACGACCCCCAAGAAATCTATGCGCACCCGGGCAGAGACCCTGGCTGTTTTCTCAAATGCGAGAGCTTTCTCAGTGGTTTCCTGAACTCACACAGCTACGCGTTAGTGCTGTTCGACCGCGAAGGCTGTGGGCGGGAGCACCTGACCAGAGACCAAATCGAAGCGCAGATCGAGGCGCGGTTGACTCAATCCGGTTGGGCTGGCCGCGCGGCGGCGGTCGTGCTTGATCCGGAGTTGGAAGCTTGGGTTTGGAGCGACTCGCCACACGTTGACGGCGTTTTGGGGTGGGAAGCGCGGCAGCCGAACTTGCGTTCCTGGCTGAACGAGAACGGCTTTTTGGGTGAGTCCGAGTTAAAACCCGCGCGCCCTAAAGAAGCCCTTGAAGCCGCGCTGCGAAGCGCGAAAAAACCGCGCTCTTCGGCCATCTATTTCGCGCTTACCCAACGCGTGAGTTTTGCGCGCTGCCAGGACGCCGCTTTTCTCAAATTCAAAACTCAGTTGCGGAGTTGGTTCCCGGCTGATTCAA from Acidobacteriota bacterium encodes the following:
- the rocF gene encoding arginase — its product is MSKKATIIGVLMDLGADRRGVDMGPSAVRVADLNARLERLGYEVTDAGNIPVRNPEMLQEHHTHAKYLPEIAAACQKLADQVETALEHGAIPIVLGGDHSIAIGSVGGLAAFHHKREQKVGVIWFDAHGDMNTPETSPSGNIHGMPFAAILGHGPHELTHISGFAPKVHPEDCVLIGARSVDPEEATALKASGIRVITMRELDERGMSAVMDEAMWLASRRTAGFHVTMDMDFVDPDYAPGVGTPVPGGPTYRESHLAMEKIADSGKLLSFELTEVNPVLDISNKTAELGVQLILSAFGKKIM
- a CDS encoding ATP-binding protein — translated: MIRLIEALNFRCLRAIQQPLGSFHVLVGPNASGKTTFLDTVSFLGHLVSEGLEYALNERTHNFQDMTWGRKGGKFELALEAAIPVEMREKLPTFAHIRYEISIGIGDENAAPTILRERVLLKDGDIIRRATPSLFPAETLVTESVFLPVKSGYRSSVSRDASGNVNFYSEGADKPGRGWINKFKLGARKSALGNLPEDETRYPASTWLKSLLAEGVQSFVLNSILIRKASPPNQAPGFRSDGSNLPWVIHNLEKEPARFQEWLAHLRTALPEIENVRTIEREDDRHRYLMVRYLGGLEVPSWMTSDGTLRLMALTIPAYLPGFKGVYLIEEPENGIHPRAVESVFQSLSSVYDAQMLLATHSPVVLSVADVKTVLCFAKTATGATDIVLGSEHPRLRDWRGATNLGELFAAGVLS